Proteins encoded in a region of the Bacteroidota bacterium genome:
- the cysS gene encoding cysteine--tRNA ligase codes for MKEEFKIYNTISGQKEVFKPITPSHVGMYVCGPTVYSNAHLGNCRTYVSFDILFRYLLHQGYKVRYVRNITDAGHLEGDQDEGDDKFAKKAKLEQLEPMEIVQKYTIDFHTVLQMFNTLPPSIEPTATGHIVEQIEMTKKIIEKGYAYEKNGSIYFDVNRYSEENNYTELSNRNLDDLLNNTRELGGQEEKKGRLDFALWIKAKPEHIMHWPSPWGEGFPGWHIECSAMSSKYLGNEFDIHGGGMDLIPTHHTNEIAQNIACHHTTPAHYWVHTNMLTVNGQKMSKSQGNSFLPGELFEGKHALLDKGYSPMSIRFFMLQAHYRSTLDFSNEALSAAEKGFQRLMSAMDLLEKIDTGDTTTFNLEAWRKKCFDSMNDDLNTPILLANLFDAVRFINSANDGKECITAADLEVFKKEMKVFVFDILGLMSEHTQNEDKLDIAMQILLQIREEAKLRKDYETSDKIRKRLEASGFIIKDGKEGTVWSRD; via the coding sequence ATGAAAGAAGAATTTAAAATATATAATACAATCAGCGGGCAAAAAGAAGTTTTTAAGCCAATTACACCGTCACATGTAGGTATGTATGTTTGTGGGCCAACAGTTTATAGTAACGCACATTTAGGAAATTGCAGAACCTATGTATCATTTGATATTTTATTTAGATATCTATTACATCAGGGTTATAAGGTACGCTACGTAAGGAATATTACAGACGCAGGCCATTTAGAGGGGGACCAAGACGAAGGAGATGATAAATTTGCTAAAAAAGCTAAACTCGAACAATTAGAACCGATGGAGATAGTTCAAAAATATACCATAGATTTCCATACGGTACTGCAAATGTTTAATACGCTTCCTCCCAGCATTGAGCCCACCGCCACAGGGCATATTGTTGAACAGATTGAGATGACAAAAAAAATAATAGAAAAGGGATATGCTTATGAAAAAAATGGAAGCATATATTTTGATGTAAACAGATATAGCGAAGAAAACAATTATACAGAATTATCTAACAGAAACTTAGATGACTTGCTTAACAATACCCGTGAACTTGGAGGGCAGGAAGAAAAGAAAGGAAGATTAGATTTTGCCCTTTGGATAAAGGCAAAACCAGAACATATTATGCATTGGCCAAGCCCGTGGGGTGAGGGCTTCCCTGGTTGGCACATTGAATGTTCGGCAATGAGTTCTAAATATCTCGGCAACGAATTTGATATACATGGTGGTGGGATGGATCTTATACCGACCCACCACACAAACGAAATAGCTCAAAACATCGCTTGTCACCATACAACACCAGCCCATTATTGGGTTCACACCAATATGTTAACGGTTAATGGGCAAAAGATGAGCAAAAGCCAAGGAAATTCTTTTTTGCCAGGTGAGCTTTTCGAAGGGAAACACGCACTTTTAGATAAAGGCTATAGCCCCATGAGTATCCGTTTTTTTATGTTGCAAGCACATTATAGAAGCACGCTCGATTTTAGCAACGAAGCATTATCAGCAGCAGAGAAGGGTTTTCAAAGATTGATGAGTGCGATGGATTTATTGGAAAAAATTGATACTGGTGACACAACAACATTTAACTTGGAAGCATGGAGAAAAAAATGTTTTGATTCAATGAATGATGACTTAAACACCCCAATATTATTGGCCAATTTGTTTGATGCTGTTAGGTTTATTAATTCAGCTAACGACGGAAAAGAATGCATAACAGCAGCGGACTTAGAGGTGTTTAAGAAGGAAATGAAAGTGTTTGTTTTTGATATATTGGGCTTGATGTCAGAACACACCCAAAACGAAGACAAACTCGACATAGCTATGCAAATACTTTTGCAAATAAGAGAAGAAGCCAAGCTTCGCAAGGACTACGAAACATCAGATAAAATTAGAAAAAGACTTGAAGCTTCAGGTTTTATTATAAAAGACGGAAAAGAGGGAACAGTTTGGAGCAGAGACTAA
- a CDS encoding thiamine pyrophosphate-dependent enzyme, translating to MVERDILIEAYEHMCCVGAMASIYEANRQICKYVHSTSRGHEAIQLAVGMQLKSCDYVSPYYRDESMLLGMGLSPYELMLQLLAKADDPFSGGRSYYAHPSLKREGFPRIPHQSSATGMQAIPSTGMAHGIAYMESMGLLPSDEKPIVVCSLGDGSVTEGEVSEAFQMAVLKKLPILFLVQDNDWGISATGKEMRAVDAYDFAAGFGNLKRLRVDGSNFEDSWVAVGKAMDWIRVKRKPLLIHAAVPLLGHHTSGVRKEWYRGDDDLKEHLLKDPKPKLKTTLKKLGLTEEELNDIEHKASEHIASQFNLACNAAEPDPLTVNEHEFAETAIKLETGSRSPTDKEPCLMVDAALHAVDELMAKHPECLFYGQDVGKRLGGVFREAATLADKYGENRVFNTPIQEAYIIGSTAGMSAVGLKPIVEIQFADYHWTGINQLVTELSKSCYLTMGKYPVSSVIRIPCGAYGGGGPYHSGCIESTLLNIRGIKVCYPSNSADMKGLMKAAFYDPNPVIMLEHKGLYWSKNPGTEEAKCTEPDENYILPLGRANIVLSAQETCIDAGESLCIITYGMGVYWAKAAAKNYPGCVEILDLRTLNPLDEEAIFDLAKRHGKCIILTEEPLLNSFAESLQGRISQNCFRYLDAPVTLVGALNLPAIPISLGLERAMLPNPEMVSAAIGNLLSY from the coding sequence ATGGTAGAAAGAGATATTTTAATAGAGGCTTATGAGCATATGTGTTGCGTGGGGGCTATGGCTTCCATCTATGAAGCCAACAGGCAAATATGCAAATATGTACACAGCACTAGCAGAGGGCACGAAGCCATACAATTGGCTGTAGGAATGCAGCTCAAATCCTGCGACTATGTAAGCCCATATTACCGAGACGAAAGTATGTTGTTAGGTATGGGTTTAAGCCCCTATGAGCTGATGCTGCAGCTTTTAGCAAAAGCCGATGACCCTTTTAGCGGTGGAAGAAGTTATTATGCTCACCCTTCGCTAAAAAGAGAAGGATTCCCTCGTATACCACATCAAAGCAGTGCCACAGGTATGCAGGCAATCCCATCTACAGGAATGGCACATGGCATAGCTTATATGGAAAGCATGGGTCTGCTACCTAGTGATGAAAAGCCTATTGTTGTTTGCTCCTTAGGCGATGGGTCTGTTACCGAAGGCGAGGTCTCGGAGGCGTTCCAAATGGCAGTGTTGAAAAAATTGCCCATTCTGTTTTTGGTGCAAGACAACGATTGGGGAATCTCAGCAACTGGTAAAGAAATGCGAGCCGTTGATGCCTATGATTTTGCTGCCGGTTTCGGCAACCTTAAAAGACTTCGTGTGGATGGGAGTAATTTTGAAGATTCGTGGGTTGCTGTGGGAAAAGCCATGGATTGGATTCGGGTTAAAAGAAAACCTTTGCTAATTCACGCAGCTGTTCCACTTTTGGGCCATCACACATCTGGTGTACGCAAAGAATGGTATCGCGGTGATGACGATTTGAAAGAACATCTTTTAAAAGACCCAAAGCCTAAACTAAAAACAACATTAAAAAAACTCGGATTAACAGAAGAAGAACTTAATGATATAGAACATAAAGCCTCGGAACATATAGCAAGTCAGTTTAACTTAGCCTGCAATGCTGCAGAACCAGACCCACTAACAGTTAATGAACATGAGTTTGCAGAGACAGCCATCAAACTAGAAACAGGAAGCCGAAGCCCTACGGATAAAGAACCCTGTTTAATGGTAGATGCTGCTCTTCATGCAGTTGATGAACTAATGGCAAAACATCCTGAATGTTTGTTTTATGGTCAAGATGTTGGCAAAAGGCTTGGTGGGGTGTTTAGAGAAGCTGCCACTCTTGCAGACAAATACGGTGAAAATAGGGTTTTTAATACTCCCATTCAGGAAGCTTATATTATTGGTTCTACTGCGGGTATGAGTGCTGTGGGGCTAAAGCCCATTGTGGAAATACAGTTTGCCGACTATCATTGGACGGGAATTAATCAATTGGTAACTGAACTTTCCAAGTCGTGCTACCTTACAATGGGCAAATATCCTGTAAGTTCTGTCATCCGAATACCTTGCGGGGCTTACGGTGGCGGTGGCCCTTACCACTCAGGCTGCATCGAGTCAACTCTTCTCAATATTCGGGGTATCAAAGTATGCTACCCGTCCAATTCGGCAGACATGAAAGGCTTGATGAAAGCTGCTTTTTATGACCCAAATCCCGTGATAATGCTTGAACACAAAGGTCTTTACTGGAGTAAAAACCCCGGCACAGAAGAGGCGAAATGCACAGAGCCCGACGAAAACTATATCCTTCCTTTGGGAAGGGCCAATATTGTTCTAAGTGCACAAGAAACATGTATTGATGCAGGGGAATCTCTTTGTATTATTACTTATGGGATGGGTGTTTATTGGGCTAAAGCTGCTGCAAAAAACTATCCTGGCTGTGTAGAAATTCTGGATCTACGCACGCTAAACCCCTTAGACGAGGAGGCCATCTTTGATTTAGCTAAACGACACGGAAAATGCATAATACTCACCGAAGAGCCGTTGTTAAATTCTTTTGCTGAGAGTTTGCAAGGTCGCATTTCACAGAATTGTTTTCGTTATTTAGATGCCCCTGTCACGCTAGTTGGTGCATTAAACCTGCCAGCGATTCCAATAAGTCTTGGACTTGAAAGGGCAATGTTGCCAAATCCTGAAATGGTATCTGCCGCTATAGGAAATTTGCTTTCTTATTAA
- a CDS encoding dihydrofolate reductase encodes MKKHYMLTAIAITTAALANIVLQQPGKPASNKRTAKQTSSAKALKPTQPTGPTAFEYEAEKFGDIQVLRYQIKDFDKLSLKQKELVYYLYEAALCGRDIIYDQKYKHNLKIRKTLETIWNTYKGDRGGPEWGLFETYTKRVWFSNGIHHHYASDKIIPTFSREYFKKLLANSEISKMPLLPGMNIDMHFNMLTPMMFDPKMDSKTVNLADGVDNVKTSCNNFYENVSEEEVENYYKNRNTSENKIPNLYGLNPEQMQKLAETYPALKPQTLTPTVENEVVSPATISAVNIDAPVEVSPSLAVVPETPISYGLNSKLKKEGKTLKETSWKVGGMYSKAIERIVFWLDKASKVAENEQQKKTIIKLIEFYNTGSLIVWDEYNIEWVKDVESTIDVVNGFIEVYQDAMGKRGSFESVVSIKDFEATKKIETIARNAQWFEDQSPIQQEYKKLEVKGIIGKSINIVVESGDAAPYTPIGINLPNANWIRQMHGSKSVSLGNIVESYNVVSSKSPVMAEFAADNTILERAKKYGALAGELHTDMHEVIGHASGQIKAGVGTPDVTLKNYQNALEEARADLVALYYIVDPKLVEIGVMPSIDCGKAEYDNYMMNGLMLQLNRIEPGKELEEAHMRNRQLIAKWSYERGVPEKTTEMITRDGKTYIVINDYDKLRTIFGELLREIQRIKSEGDYEAGKNLVENYGVKVDRDLHKEVLARYSKLNVAPYKGFIQPKLSPVYVNGKITEIKVSYPKTFAEQMLEYGKNYSFLPLDN; translated from the coding sequence ATGAAAAAACACTACATGCTAACAGCAATAGCAATTACAACAGCAGCCTTGGCAAATATAGTACTTCAACAGCCAGGAAAGCCTGCAAGCAACAAGCGAACGGCAAAACAAACCAGCTCTGCAAAGGCACTAAAACCAACACAGCCAACGGGACCGACAGCATTTGAGTATGAAGCAGAAAAGTTTGGAGACATACAAGTATTGCGTTATCAAATTAAGGATTTTGATAAATTAAGCCTAAAGCAAAAGGAACTAGTATACTATCTTTATGAAGCAGCACTTTGCGGAAGAGACATTATTTATGATCAAAAATATAAACACAACCTTAAAATACGCAAGACCCTAGAGACTATTTGGAATACCTATAAAGGTGACCGCGGTGGTCCGGAATGGGGCTTGTTCGAAACATATACGAAGCGAGTTTGGTTTAGCAACGGAATTCATCACCATTATGCAAGTGATAAAATAATTCCTACTTTTAGCCGCGAATATTTTAAAAAGTTGTTGGCCAATAGCGAGATAAGCAAAATGCCTCTTCTGCCCGGAATGAATATAGATATGCATTTTAACATGCTTACGCCAATGATGTTCGACCCCAAAATGGATTCTAAAACTGTAAACCTGGCCGATGGTGTTGACAATGTGAAGACATCCTGCAATAATTTTTATGAAAACGTGAGCGAAGAAGAAGTTGAGAACTATTACAAAAACAGGAATACATCTGAAAATAAAATACCAAACCTCTATGGCTTAAACCCAGAACAAATGCAAAAACTTGCAGAAACCTACCCAGCATTAAAACCTCAAACATTAACCCCGACAGTAGAAAACGAGGTGGTTTCTCCCGCCACAATTAGTGCTGTAAATATAGATGCACCAGTAGAGGTGTCTCCATCGTTGGCTGTAGTCCCAGAAACACCAATTTCTTATGGCCTCAATTCTAAATTAAAAAAGGAAGGAAAGACGCTTAAAGAGACCTCGTGGAAGGTTGGGGGCATGTATAGTAAAGCAATTGAACGCATTGTTTTTTGGCTGGACAAGGCAAGCAAGGTGGCCGAAAATGAGCAACAGAAAAAGACCATAATTAAACTAATAGAGTTTTATAATACAGGTAGTCTAATAGTTTGGGATGAGTATAATATTGAATGGGTTAAAGACGTAGAATCCACCATAGATGTGGTTAATGGTTTTATAGAAGTTTACCAAGATGCAATGGGCAAACGCGGAAGTTTTGAATCGGTAGTTTCGATCAAAGATTTTGAAGCGACTAAAAAGATTGAAACGATAGCCCGCAACGCACAATGGTTTGAAGACCAATCGCCAATACAACAAGAATATAAAAAACTAGAAGTAAAGGGTATTATTGGAAAAAGTATCAATATAGTAGTAGAAAGCGGAGATGCAGCACCTTACACACCTATAGGAATAAATCTGCCCAATGCAAACTGGATTAGACAAATGCATGGGTCAAAGTCTGTAAGCCTAGGAAACATAGTAGAATCTTATAATGTGGTGAGCAGTAAAAGTCCAGTAATGGCTGAGTTTGCGGCAGACAATACCATATTAGAAAGGGCCAAAAAATATGGAGCCCTTGCAGGAGAATTGCACACCGATATGCACGAGGTGATAGGCCACGCTTCGGGACAAATAAAGGCAGGTGTTGGAACGCCCGATGTTACCTTAAAAAACTATCAAAATGCATTGGAAGAAGCAAGGGCAGACTTGGTAGCACTATATTATATCGTAGACCCAAAACTTGTTGAAATAGGTGTAATGCCCTCCATAGATTGCGGAAAGGCCGAGTATGATAATTATATGATGAACGGACTTATGTTGCAACTTAATCGTATTGAGCCAGGAAAAGAATTAGAAGAAGCACATATGCGTAACAGGCAGCTTATAGCTAAATGGTCATACGAAAGAGGCGTTCCTGAAAAAACAACAGAAATGATAACCCGAGACGGAAAAACATATATCGTGATAAATGACTATGACAAACTAAGAACAATATTTGGTGAACTGCTGCGTGAAATACAACGCATAAAATCGGAAGGAGATTATGAGGCCGGAAAAAATTTGGTTGAAAATTATGGTGTTAAAGTAGACCGCGATTTACATAAAGAGGTTTTGGCACGCTATAGCAAACTAAATGTTGCACCCTACAAAGGGTTCATACAACCCAAGCTCAGCCCAGTATATGTGAACGGAAAAATAACGGAAATAAAAGTGAGCTACCCAAAAACATTTGCGGAGCAAATGTTAGAGTATGGAAAGAATTATTCTTTCTTACCATTAGACAATTAG
- a CDS encoding class I SAM-dependent methyltransferase has product MEKLILCPVCKEDLLKRFLSCKDYVASGEDFSLDQCNNCGFVFTNPRPDFNECGRYYESDKYVSHQDNDKSFVLYLYRWVRNRNLKWKLKVISKYQKITGEILDYGCGLGNFLNFCKQQGWKSTGMDVSENARNVVKERYDINVFPNAEIKNQGNNKYDIITLWHVLEHVYDIDETVLEFHRILKDSGTLFIAVPNRKSYDALHYKEKWDAYDVPRHIYHFSPEDMGVLMNRLGFKIVEKRGMFYDAFYVSMRSEMHNGRGMKILRGFYRGLISNIKAAGNHKYSSMLYVIKKK; this is encoded by the coding sequence ATGGAAAAATTAATATTGTGCCCTGTTTGCAAAGAAGATTTATTAAAACGTTTTCTTTCATGTAAAGATTATGTTGCTTCTGGGGAAGATTTTAGCCTAGATCAATGCAATAATTGTGGGTTTGTTTTTACAAATCCGAGGCCCGATTTTAATGAGTGCGGCAGGTATTATGAAAGCGATAAATATGTGTCGCACCAAGACAACGACAAAAGCTTTGTTTTATATTTGTACCGCTGGGTTAGAAATAGAAACTTAAAATGGAAACTTAAAGTAATTTCTAAATACCAAAAGATAACTGGAGAGATTCTTGACTACGGTTGTGGACTAGGTAATTTTCTTAACTTTTGCAAACAGCAAGGTTGGAAATCAACAGGAATGGATGTGTCGGAAAATGCTAGAAATGTGGTAAAGGAAAGATATGACATAAACGTTTTTCCAAATGCTGAAATAAAAAATCAAGGTAACAACAAATATGATATAATTACATTATGGCATGTCCTTGAACATGTGTACGACATAGATGAAACTGTACTAGAGTTTCATAGAATATTAAAAGACTCGGGAACTTTGTTTATAGCTGTCCCCAACAGAAAAAGCTATGATGCTTTACATTATAAAGAAAAATGGGATGCATACGATGTTCCGCGGCATATCTATCACTTTTCTCCGGAAGATATGGGTGTCCTAATGAATCGCTTAGGTTTTAAAATAGTAGAAAAAAGAGGAATGTTTTACGATGCCTTTTATGTGAGTATGCGAAGTGAAATGCATAACGGGAGAGGAATGAAAATATTGCGTGGCTTTTACCGCGGTTTGATATCTAATATTAAAGCCGCAGGCAACCATAAGTACTCAAGCATGCTCTATGTTATAAAAAAGAAATGA
- a CDS encoding Ig-like domain-containing protein, producing the protein MKTLYFTFTLLLFASCANIGTPSGGQKDKTPPKQIKSIPENYSINFTGNIIKLRFDENILLIRGENNINIFPKQTNPPEYEAVGKVLNIKLKDSLKPNTTYHIQLKEAISDINEGNTNNLIDFYFSTGNIINKGNIKGNIIDAYTGHDGTGYTVILNKQNEDSSIFRTEPDYVTFSSSKGEFDFGGVKDENYRIYVFKDENNNNKPDKNEMFGFYGPMFYVDSNTNNITIRTSYDKSLETPELRKYFCKNYGVFEFVVAPKGAYKRLVENNLFTDEAYLLEFGGIDEDTLIWFSPSAEMQDGHFDVYVNDWWWRDVTMAHQMSNKIRRQCWLTNNIKENGKLDLFDTLNIRFHSPIWNYDDRNLELYEDSIKIKYVGNSFFRDNEKSQYVLPIDLKPDKNYLIKFKDGAFNDIFNQKIDSFSIKFKTEKSDLYGSLIITMNQTQAKPLLVELLDEKLNPIRSNIINGSNKLEYKYLLPGNYRIRIVDDINLNNKMDDGYINKGKNPEKTFLFDDIIPITQNIDLDNINIDLDKVKF; encoded by the coding sequence ATGAAAACATTATACTTTACTTTTACATTGCTTTTATTTGCTTCATGTGCGAATATCGGCACTCCCTCTGGAGGGCAAAAAGACAAAACTCCACCAAAACAAATCAAATCAATCCCAGAAAATTATTCCATCAATTTTACTGGTAATATTATTAAGCTTCGTTTTGATGAAAACATCCTATTGATTCGTGGAGAAAACAATATTAATATTTTCCCAAAGCAAACTAATCCTCCAGAATATGAAGCAGTCGGAAAGGTATTAAATATAAAGCTAAAAGATTCCTTAAAACCAAACACAACATATCATATACAGTTAAAAGAAGCAATTTCTGATATAAACGAAGGGAATACCAATAACTTAATTGATTTCTATTTTTCTACAGGAAATATAATCAATAAGGGAAATATAAAAGGAAATATAATTGATGCGTACACAGGACATGACGGCACGGGATATACTGTTATTTTAAATAAACAAAATGAAGACTCTTCCATATTTAGAACAGAACCTGATTACGTCACCTTCTCAAGCAGTAAGGGTGAGTTTGATTTCGGCGGAGTAAAGGACGAGAACTATAGAATCTATGTTTTCAAAGACGAGAACAACAATAATAAGCCTGACAAAAATGAAATGTTTGGTTTTTATGGTCCTATGTTTTACGTAGATAGCAATACCAATAATATTACAATTAGAACATCATATGATAAAAGTTTAGAGACGCCTGAACTTAGAAAATACTTCTGTAAAAACTATGGTGTTTTCGAATTTGTTGTGGCTCCCAAAGGTGCTTATAAAAGATTGGTGGAAAACAACTTGTTTACAGATGAGGCTTACTTATTAGAATTCGGTGGAATTGATGAAGACACCTTAATTTGGTTTTCTCCCTCGGCTGAAATGCAGGACGGACATTTTGATGTGTATGTGAATGATTGGTGGTGGCGTGATGTAACAATGGCACACCAAATGAGCAATAAAATAAGGCGGCAATGCTGGCTTACAAATAATATCAAAGAAAACGGTAAGCTAGATTTATTTGATACCTTAAACATCCGTTTTCACAGTCCTATTTGGAACTATGATGATAGAAACCTGGAACTGTACGAAGATTCTATTAAAATAAAATACGTAGGTAACTCCTTTTTTAGAGATAACGAAAAAAGTCAATATGTATTACCAATAGATTTAAAACCAGACAAGAATTATTTAATAAAATTTAAAGATGGAGCTTTTAATGATATTTTTAATCAAAAAATAGATTCCTTTTCCATAAAATTCAAAACAGAAAAATCGGATTTATATGGTAGCTTAATAATAACCATGAATCAAACACAAGCCAAACCCTTATTGGTAGAACTACTCGATGAAAAACTAAACCCTATAAGGAGTAATATTATAAATGGTTCTAATAAACTAGAATATAAATATTTGTTGCCCGGAAACTATAGGATAAGGATTGTGGACGATATAAATTTGAATAATAAAATGGATGATGGTTATATAAATAAGGGCAAAAATCCCGAAAAAACGTTTTTGTTCGATGATATAATACCTATAACACAAAATATTGATCTAGATAATATTAATATTGACCTAGATAAGGTTAAATTTTAA
- a CDS encoding phenylalanine--tRNA ligase subunit alpha: MVQDRCKELINDINLFTIDSTESLETFRLKYLSKKSPIQDLFSLLKNTSIDERKQIGQYINDLKQHAEAKFEKNKELHHVATIKNQTVFDYTLAQGGQYSGSRHPLQITLNSIVELFSKLGFTISNGPELENDWHNFSALNFPAEHPARDMQDTFFINNDYALRTHTSSVQVRLMESTKPPIRSLMPGRVYRNEAISARANCFFHQVEGLYIDKDVSFADLKYTLYEFVKQFFNEEVKIRFRPSYFPFTEPSAEMDISCQICKGKGCNVCKHSGWVEILGCGMVDSQVLANCNINQDIYSGFAFGMGIERLTMLQYGISDLRIFFDNDLRFLKQFVPEN; this comes from the coding sequence ATGGTTCAGGATAGATGTAAAGAGTTAATTAATGATATCAATTTATTTACAATTGATTCTACTGAAAGTTTAGAGACTTTCAGGTTAAAATATCTTAGCAAAAAAAGTCCAATACAAGATTTGTTCAGCCTTTTAAAAAATACTAGTATTGATGAAAGAAAACAAATAGGACAGTATATAAATGATTTAAAGCAACATGCAGAAGCAAAGTTTGAAAAAAACAAAGAGCTTCACCATGTGGCAACTATAAAAAACCAAACTGTTTTTGATTATACGCTGGCTCAAGGTGGTCAATATTCAGGTTCTAGACATCCTTTGCAAATTACATTAAATAGTATAGTAGAATTATTTTCAAAACTTGGTTTTACTATTTCAAATGGGCCAGAATTAGAAAACGATTGGCATAATTTCAGTGCTTTAAATTTTCCAGCTGAACACCCAGCTAGGGACATGCAAGATACGTTTTTTATTAATAACGATTATGCCTTGCGTACACATACCAGTAGTGTGCAAGTAAGGTTAATGGAGAGTACTAAACCCCCTATTAGAAGTCTTATGCCAGGCAGGGTTTATAGAAACGAAGCTATATCAGCAAGAGCAAATTGTTTTTTTCATCAGGTAGAAGGTTTATATATAGATAAGGATGTTTCTTTTGCTGACTTAAAATATACTTTATATGAATTTGTGAAACAGTTCTTTAATGAGGAAGTAAAAATACGATTTAGGCCTAGCTACTTTCCCTTTACTGAGCCAAGTGCCGAAATGGATATTAGTTGTCAAATATGCAAAGGCAAAGGCTGCAATGTTTGCAAACACAGCGGTTGGGTAGAGATTTTGGGTTGTGGTATGGTAGACTCGCAGGTATTAGCCAATTGTAATATTAATCAAGATATATATTCAGGCTTTGCTTTCGGAATGGGCATAGAAAGGCTTACCATGTTGCAGTATGGCATCAGTGATTTACGCATATTCTTTGATAATGACTTAAGGTTTTTAAAACAATTTGTACCCGAAAACTAA